One window from the genome of Bacillus tianshenii encodes:
- a CDS encoding DUF1641 domain-containing protein → MMAKAISNIKKMDVPKEIQVDKDVQEIKEALSENKEAVLKGIKLLRALDDGDTLDLLYALTKQKKEAIHNFSEELNRPQYSKIFENLPEMMFLFGELDLPAIRNITGRINEGLKTAEAESQSHKTSYMDLAKALKDPDINRSITMALYFLKGMGRE, encoded by the coding sequence ATGATGGCTAAAGCAATCTCAAATATCAAAAAAATGGACGTCCCTAAAGAAATTCAAGTCGATAAAGACGTACAAGAAATCAAAGAAGCCCTCTCTGAAAACAAAGAGGCTGTGCTAAAAGGAATTAAGCTACTTCGCGCTTTAGATGATGGCGATACATTAGATTTACTGTATGCTCTTACGAAGCAAAAAAAAGAAGCCATTCATAACTTCTCGGAAGAATTAAATAGACCCCAATATTCAAAGATATTCGAAAACCTTCCAGAGATGATGTTTCTATTTGGAGAGCTTGATTTACCTGCTATTCGAAACATTACAGGCCGTATTAACGAAGGATTGAAAACAGCTGAAGCTGAAAGCCAATCCCATAAGACAAGCTATATGGACTTAGCAAAAGCATTAAAAGACCCTGATATTAATCGAAGCATCACCATGGCCCTCTACTTTCTTAAAGGAATGGGCCGAGAGTAA
- a CDS encoding UDP-N-acetylmuramoyl-L-alanyl-D-glutamate--2,6-diaminopimelate ligase, translating to MNIHELITGIEEVEGIERDNNFMIKGITANSLKVEEGFLFVAISGHAADGHDYIADAIQAGASLIVGEKDLALDVPYIRVSNSRKVLAKLASKFYGEPSRRKRMIGITGTNGKTTTSYMVKHILETAGYSCALFGSVKNIVNGQEFPSINTTPEPLELNRLLSESEDDFVIMEVSSHGISQHRIEGISFDYALFTNLDRDHLDYHKTMENYFETKCKLFDQLKEDGRAIIYAEDQWAKRLAEDLRAKGVATLSVGEEETNDIQLTHHFKSFKSIGTLNRKGTNLTLALSIPGQHNICNASLAYIVANECGVEANEITASLKHLQHVPGRFELMKTTQGITVVVDYAHTASAIYHCLNTAKKSGARRIMHVFGYRGNRDTSKREEMLAVSSKLSDEYILTLDDLNHVPKEIMEAEMNRLQRGCGHSNGTFCSDRTLAIKEALERAEEGDWVIITGKGNEPYQQDYALATKNDNETVRFVDNEWSLEKEINQMAR from the coding sequence ATGAATATTCATGAATTGATTACTGGTATTGAAGAGGTGGAAGGAATAGAAAGAGATAATAACTTCATGATTAAAGGCATCACAGCGAATTCGTTAAAGGTAGAGGAAGGATTCCTTTTTGTAGCGATAAGTGGACATGCTGCTGATGGCCATGATTATATAGCGGACGCGATACAAGCAGGGGCGAGCTTGATTGTTGGAGAAAAGGACCTTGCGTTAGATGTTCCATATATACGAGTGTCCAATAGTCGTAAAGTACTTGCGAAGCTAGCGAGTAAGTTTTATGGAGAGCCTTCACGACGGAAGAGGATGATCGGCATAACTGGTACGAACGGGAAGACGACGACTTCCTATATGGTGAAGCATATCTTAGAGACTGCCGGTTATTCGTGTGCTTTATTTGGCTCAGTGAAAAATATTGTAAACGGACAAGAATTTCCATCAATTAACACTACCCCAGAACCGTTGGAGTTAAACAGGCTGTTGAGTGAAAGTGAAGATGATTTTGTCATTATGGAAGTGTCTTCACATGGGATCTCACAGCATCGGATTGAAGGGATTAGCTTTGATTATGCGCTGTTTACAAACCTGGATCGTGATCATTTAGACTACCATAAGACGATGGAGAATTACTTTGAAACGAAATGTAAGCTGTTTGATCAGCTGAAAGAAGACGGTAGAGCAATTATTTATGCAGAAGACCAGTGGGCGAAGCGATTAGCGGAAGATCTTCGTGCAAAAGGTGTTGCGACGCTTTCGGTTGGGGAAGAGGAAACAAATGATATTCAGCTTACGCATCATTTCAAATCATTTAAATCAATTGGCACGCTGAATCGAAAAGGGACAAACTTAACGCTTGCCTTATCGATTCCAGGTCAGCATAATATTTGCAATGCGTCGCTTGCGTATATCGTAGCAAATGAATGTGGAGTAGAAGCGAATGAAATAACTGCGTCTTTGAAGCATCTTCAACACGTCCCTGGGCGGTTTGAATTAATGAAAACAACGCAAGGGATAACGGTTGTTGTCGATTATGCCCATACGGCTTCTGCTATTTATCATTGCTTGAATACGGCGAAGAAGTCTGGCGCTCGGCGTATTATGCATGTGTTTGGCTATCGTGGAAATCGGGATACAAGCAAACGAGAAGAGATGCTGGCTGTTTCTTCGAAGCTTAGTGATGAATATATCTTAACGCTTGATGATTTGAATCATGTGCCGAAAGAGATTATGGAAGCAGAGATGAACCGACTGCAGCGCGGCTGTGGGCATTCCAATGGTACGTTCTGTTCAGATCGAACACTTGCGATAAAAGAAGCGCTTGAACGTGCTGAGGAAGGAGACTGGGTGATTATAACCGGGAAAGGAAATGAGCCTTATCAGCAAGACTATGCCTTAGCGACAAAGAATGACAATGAAACGGTAAGGTTTGTCGACAATGAATGGTCATTGGAGAAGGAGATCAATCAAATGGCAAGATAA